The proteins below are encoded in one region of Alistipes communis:
- the rplA gene encoding 50S ribosomal protein L1, protein MSKLTKNQKNAYAKVEPNKAYKLAEAAALLKEITFTKFDASVDIDVRLGVDPRKANQMVRGVVTLPHGTGKTVRVLVLCTPEKEEEAKAAGADYVGLDEYVEKIKGGWTDVDVIITTPNVMGKVGALGRILGPRGLMPNPKTGTVTMDVAKAVSEVKAGKIDFKVDKFGIVHTSIGKVSFSPEQIVDNANEFLSMIMKLKPSAAKGSYVKSIYLSSTMSPGLQIDAKSVETK, encoded by the coding sequence ATGAGCAAGTTAACGAAAAATCAGAAAAATGCCTACGCGAAGGTCGAGCCCAACAAGGCGTACAAGCTCGCTGAGGCCGCAGCTCTTCTGAAGGAAATTACCTTTACGAAATTCGATGCTTCGGTCGACATCGACGTCCGTCTGGGCGTCGATCCCCGCAAGGCGAATCAGATGGTGCGCGGCGTCGTGACGCTGCCCCACGGTACGGGTAAGACGGTGCGCGTGCTGGTGCTCTGCACTCCTGAAAAGGAGGAGGAGGCCAAGGCCGCCGGTGCCGATTACGTCGGTCTGGACGAATACGTCGAGAAGATCAAAGGCGGCTGGACCGACGTGGATGTCATCATCACCACGCCGAACGTCATGGGCAAGGTGGGTGCGCTGGGCCGCATTCTAGGTCCCCGCGGCCTGATGCCGAACCCCAAGACGGGTACGGTGACGATGGACGTTGCCAAAGCTGTAAGCGAAGTTAAAGCCGGCAAGATCGACTTCAAGGTCGACAAGTTCGGTATTGTTCACACATCGATCGGTAAAGTTTCGTTTTCGCCGGAGCAGATCGTCGACAATGCCAACGAGTTCCTCTCGATGATCATGAAACTCAAACCGTCTGCCGCCAAAGGCTCTTACGTGAAGAGTATCTATCTCTCGTCGACGATGAGCCCCGGTTTGCAGATCGATGCGAAATCAGTTGAAA
- the rplK gene encoding 50S ribosomal protein L11, with translation MAKEVAAFIKLQIKGGAANPSPPVGPALGSKGVNIMDFCKQFNARTQDKAGKVLPVIITVYSDKSFDFVVKQPPVAIQLKEAAKVKSGSAQPNRDKVGEVTWEQIEAIARDKMPDLNCFTVEAAMRMVAGTARSMGINVKGEFPKK, from the coding sequence ATGGCAAAAGAGGTCGCTGCATTTATCAAATTGCAGATTAAAGGTGGTGCTGCCAATCCTTCACCCCCAGTGGGTCCTGCGTTGGGTTCCAAGGGAGTCAATATCATGGACTTCTGTAAACAGTTCAATGCACGTACCCAGGACAAGGCGGGGAAGGTCCTTCCAGTCATCATCACGGTTTATAGCGATAAGTCGTTCGACTTTGTTGTTAAACAGCCGCCCGTAGCCATCCAGCTCAAAGAAGCCGCGAAGGTCAAGAGCGGTTCCGCGCAGCCCAACCGCGACAAGGTCGGCGAGGTCACGTGGGAACAGATCGAGGCGATCGCCAGGGACAAGATGCCCGACCTGAACTGCTTCACCGTCGAAGCTGCCATGCGTATGGTCGCCGGTACTGCTCGCAGTATGGGCATCAACGTAAAAGGCGAATTTCCTAAAAAGTAA
- the nusG gene encoding transcription termination/antitermination protein NusG → MSEIKKQWYVIRAVGGKENKVKEYIESEIRHNHLEDYISQILIPTEKVYTIRNGKKISKEKVSYPGYVLIEAAFVGQIPIIIRNTPNVLGFLGDTKEESRKMIATPLRPQEVSRILGRVDELSEMEEENEVPFFVGETVKVTDGPFSSFQGTIEAVDNERKKLTVSVKIFGRKTPMELSFTQVEKE, encoded by the coding sequence ATGAGCGAGATTAAGAAACAATGGTATGTGATCCGCGCCGTGGGCGGTAAGGAGAATAAGGTGAAGGAGTACATCGAATCCGAAATTCGCCACAACCACCTCGAAGATTACATCTCTCAGATACTGATTCCTACCGAAAAAGTCTATACTATCCGCAACGGTAAGAAGATTTCGAAAGAAAAAGTGTCCTATCCGGGCTACGTCCTCATCGAGGCGGCCTTCGTAGGGCAAATTCCGATCATCATTCGCAACACTCCCAATGTGCTGGGCTTCCTGGGCGATACCAAGGAGGAGAGCCGGAAGATGATTGCGACTCCCTTACGTCCACAGGAGGTGAGCCGCATTCTGGGCCGGGTCGACGAACTCAGCGAAATGGAGGAAGAGAACGAGGTTCCCTTCTTTGTCGGCGAGACCGTCAAGGTTACGGACGGTCCTTTCTCGAGCTTCCAAGGTACCATCGAGGCAGTCGACAACGAACGCAAGAAACTGACGGTCTCCGTGAAGATTTTCGGTCGCAAGACTCCTATGGAGTTGAGCTTTACACAAGTAGAAAAAGAATAA
- the secE gene encoding preprotein translocase subunit SecE: MLNYIKESYKELVEKVSWPTFAQLQSSTIVVMVASLIFALVVLVMDISFENLMKGIYSFLGNIGH; encoded by the coding sequence ATGCTTAACTACATCAAAGAATCGTACAAGGAGCTCGTCGAGAAGGTGTCTTGGCCTACCTTCGCACAATTGCAGAGTTCAACGATCGTCGTCATGGTGGCGTCGTTGATTTTTGCTTTGGTCGTGCTGGTCATGGACATTTCGTTCGAGAACCTTATGAAAGGCATATACAGTTTCCTCGGCAATATCGGTCACTAA